The proteins below are encoded in one region of Drosophila santomea strain STO CAGO 1482 chromosome 2R, Prin_Dsan_1.1, whole genome shotgun sequence:
- the LOC120446138 gene encoding uncharacterized protein LOC120446138 — protein MGYWSETRAWLFRDPAKLIRCLVLFTCCIVVIVQLYECFAKLYNPPISTHSYYNLNETIEMPAVTICREPPYKEDVLTRLSGGACPHPKYATCWMKYPFGEISLDEFFENSTHDLGDTFVFYGLNEDRNNVVMNSSLHFYMGRCFTLRPKESAKRVSKDVGYSIMLEHSMLTTSTSDVDTGGVGWHVFIHDKKENFTEINMKGSGRVEYVFVSVNEEIEIKLQTQYFSNVQTREEACSEDEDYSDLKCGEQCIWQDLADNMQCSGPWMHEIASEPCNDSISMRKLISDYKDVYENEDDFDCDCIQPCQSRIYTTFIQNRKAFNQPEPRTQIYIYYTTKLISMIEERPSYDTTQFIADVGGSLGFLLGLSVLGLIGILEHMTLFFCGGFIKKMQQKEQAKLAANSEDGQSQASDDTIDIAIAYKKKEKHPKY, from the exons ATGGGTTACTGGTCGGAGACTCGGGCCTGGCTCTTCCGTGATCCTGCCAAGCTCATCCGCTGCCTGGTCCTCTTCACCTGCTGCATTGTGGTCATTGTCCAGCTGTACGAGTGCTTCGCCAAGCTCTACAACCCACCCATCTCCACTCATTCCTACTACAACCTGAACGAAACCATCGAAATGCCAGCGGTCACCATATGTCGGGAACCGCCCTATAAGGAGGACGTGTTAACG cgCCTTTCCGGTGGTGCTTGCCCTCATCCTAAATATGCAACCTGCTGGATGAAATATCCGTTTGGAGAAATATCACTGGATGAGTTCTTTGAAAACAGTACACATGATTTGGGGGATACTTTTGTGTTTTACGGACTAAACGAGGACAGAAACA ACGTGGTCATGAACAGCAGTCTACACTTCTACATGGGTCGCTGCTTCACCCTCAGACCCAAGGAATCTGCCAAAAGAGTATCAAAGGATGTAGGTTATTCCATAATGCTAGAACATTCCATGTTGACCACTTCCACCAGCGATGTGGACACAGGTGGTGTCGGGTGGCATGTCTTCATACACGATAAGAAAGAGAATTTCACAG AAATCAATATGAAGGGCTCTGGTCGAGTGGAGTATGTTTTTGTCAGTGTCAATGAGGAAATCGAGATCAAGCTTCAAACCCAATACTTCTCCAATGTGCAGACCAGAGAAGAGGCGTGTTCCGAAGATGAGGATTACAGTGACTTAAAG TGTGGGGAACAATGCATCTGGCAGGATTTAGCAGATAATATGCAGTGTTCGGGGCCCTGGATGCATGAAATTGCCAGTGAACCCTGCAATGACTCAATTTCCATGAGGAAACTGATATCGGACTATAAAGA TGTTTATGAAAATGAGGACGACTTTGACTGTGACTGTATTCAGCCCTGCCAATCGAGAATATACACAACCTTCATTCAAAACCGCAAGGCCTTCAACCAACCAGAGCCGCGAACCCAAATCTACATATACTATACAACCAAACTGATATCG ATGATTGAAGAGCGTCCCAGCTATGACACCACACAATTCATAGCCGATGTGGGTGGGTCCCTTGGATTTCTACTTGGCTTGTCTGTCCTGGGGTTGATTGGCATACTGGAACAC ATGACTCTCTTTTTCTGTGGCGGATTCATTAAGAAGATGCAACAGAAGGAGCAGGCGAAGTTGGCGGCTAACTCCGAGGATGGTCAATCCCAAGCCAGCGATGATACCATCGATATAGCCATTGCTTATAAAAAGAAGGAAAAGCACCCCAAGTATTGA
- the LOC120446137 gene encoding protein yellow, with amino-acid sequence MLRFRLGLLLLWAVSALANDNLRVAYEWREMDFKYASPDQRWSAIERGEFKPANVIPFGLEVASHRLFVTLPRWRDGVPASLAYLDLNDTSSKGPALKPFPSWQAHNLQEAEPELVSPFRVRADRCGRLWVLDSRISGVLEQTKIYGAAQLLVYDLHNDDLLRRHVLPAAQLKQGSLLANLAVEDSDCENTFAYAADLGSPGLVVYSWKDQESWRVQHHFFHPDPMAGNFSINGIEFQWDDGLYGLALSKPLETGYSTLYFHPLCSTTEFSVDTAILRNKTLATSPMIYREFKVLGSRGPNTQAGAEFLDPDTGVLFYALPNLNEVACWRTATDFSHSSQSRIYMNNETLVFPSDIKVDDQKRLWVLSNQLPVFIYDELYPGSINFRILTSSVKEAIENTACEIRTSPLPDVINKLGDILNTNIKVRANSAPSLRNLSSLMVVGLCLLMGFRI; translated from the exons ATGCTGCGATTCAGATTAGGCCTGCTGCTTCTGTGGGCGGTTTCTGCCCTGGCAAACGACAATCTTCGCGTGGCCTACGAGTGGCGGGAAATGGACTTCAAGTACGCCAGTCCGGACCAGAGATGGTCGGCCATCGAGCGGGGCGAGTTCAAGCCGGCCAATGTGATACCCTTTGGCCTGGAGGTCGCCAGCCACCGACTATTCGTCACCCTGCCCAGATGGAGGGACGGAGTGCCGGCCTCGTTGGCCTACCTTGATCTTAATG ATACGTCCAGCAAGGGTCCAGCCTTGAAGCCGTTCCCCAGCTGGCAGGCCCACAATCTCCAGGAAGCCGAGCCGGAATTGGTATCCCCATTCCGCGTGCGAGCCGATCGATGCGGACGCCTGTGGGTACTCGACTCAAGGATCTCCGGAGTCCTGGAGCAGACCAAGATCTATGGAGCAGCCCAGCTGCTGGTCTACGATCTGCATAATGATGATTTGTTGAGACGACACGTTTTGCCAGCCGCTCAGTTGAAGCAGGGATCTTTGTTGGCCAATCTGGCGGTGGAGGACTCTGACTGTGAGAACACCTTTGCCTACGCAGCCGATTTGGGCAGTCCCGGCTTGGTGGTTTACTCATGGAAGGATCAGGAATCGTGGCGTGTGCAGCATCACTTCTTCCACCCCGATCCCATGGCCGGTAACTTCAGCATCAACGGCATTGAGTTTCAATGGGATGATGGTCTATACGGACTGGCTCTATCGAAGCCCCTGGAAACGGGCTATTCCACCCTGTACTTCCATCCACTCTGCTCCACTACGGAATTCTCTGTGGATACTGCGATACTGCGAAACAAGACCCTGGCCACATCGCCTATGATTTATCGAGAATTCAAGGTGCTGGGCTCCAGAGGACCGAACACCCAGGCTGGCGCCGAGTTCTTGGATCCGGATACCGGGGTCCTTTTCTACGCCCTGCCCAATCTGAACGAAGTCGCCTGCTGGCGCACTGCCACAGACTTTAGCCACAGCTCCCAAAGCCGCATCTACATGAACAATGAGACCTTGGTGTTCCCCAGTGACATTAAGGTGGATGATCAGAAACGTCTGTGGGTTCTTTCCAATCAGCTACCCGTCTTCATCTACGATGAGCTCTACCCCGGCTCAATTAATTTCCGTATTCTAACTTCCAGTGTTAAGGAGGCCATTGAGAACACAGCCTGTGAAATTAGAACTTCCCCTCTACCAGATGTAATCAACAAGCTGGGGGATATTCTTAATACTAATATCAAGGTGAGGGCCAATTCGGCTCCTTCCCTGAGGAACCTGAGCTCCCTGATGGTCGTTGGCTTGTGTTTGCTGATGGGCTTTAGAATCTAG
- the LOC120447215 gene encoding BUB3-interacting and GLEBS motif-containing protein ZNF207 gives MGRKKKKASKPWCWYCNREFDDEKILVQHQKAKHFKCHICHKKLYTGPGLSIHCMQVHKETVDKVPNSMPNRSNIEIEIFGMDGIPAEDLRDHERQKNGGKSDSDDDEPVAKKKVEYAMSVPPPMMMPPNMMPPHMLGQYGMGMMQHMPPLPPYPVPMMPHMMPPRPLFPAAMATTSAAAAAAAAAHHHHAAAMAQQKPTFPAYSNATISAPPTTNHAGGASSAPPSGPPDAQQHQQRPPAPPAASGTSAAAVTTKIMHPQDDLSVEELRARQPKIQARLAAALASLANPQSRKSPSNNGGASTSMPATPPPPSLAGISPTGSNSSSGMANSIVVSAAMSKAQENAALVAVAQAHAHAHAAQVQAQAQAQAVVQAQVQAAHVAHAVAAQQQAVQQQQAAQQQQQAAVQQQAAVQQQQQQQQQAAVQQQQAAQQQVKQLEELNRAVMLQRFQAARQPGNPGAAAAAAAAAAVGMMPLPGHMQLMQPMLRPAMAIGPHGALIGGNMLRAGGPGLHGMPAGLLPMQIGLPGMPGALPAGAMAMPGMGVMLQGHPNMLQMMQPRFR, from the exons ATGGGacgcaagaagaagaaggccTCCAAACCCTGGTGCTG GTACTGCAACCGTGAGTTCGATGACGAAAAGATCCTTGTGCAACACCAGAAGGCCAAACACTTCAAGTGCCACATCTGCCACAAGAAGTTGTACACCGGACCCGGACTCTCAATACACTGCATGCAGGTGCACAAGGAGACGGTGGACAAGGTCCCCAACTCGATGCCCAATCGCTCAAAtattgaaatcgaaatcttCGGCATGGACGGCATTCCCGCCGAGGATCTCAGGGATCACGAACGCCAAAAGAATGGCGGAAAGTCTGATTCAGACGATGATGAACCggtggccaaaaagaaagTGGAGT ATGCCATGAGCGTACCGCCGCCTATGATGATGCCCCCAAATATGATGCCTCCCCACATGCTTGGCCAGTATGGCATGGGAATGATGCAGCACATGCCGCCACTGCCTCCGTATCCTGTGCCCATGATGCCGCACATGATGCCTCCGCGTCCTCTGTTTCCAGCCGCCATGGCCACCACAtcagcggcagctgctgcggcggcggcggcccATCATCACCACGCTGCCGCCATGGCTCAACAAAAGCCAACATTTCCAGCGTACAG TAATGCTACCATAAGTGCTCCGCCTACCACCAATCATGCTGGTGGCGCATCCAGTGCCCCACCAAGTGGCCCGCCCGATGCtcagcaacaccagcagcgaCCACCGGCTCCTCCGGCGGCAAGCGGAACTTCCGCTGCTGCTGTAACCACCAAGATTATGCATCCGCAGGACGACCTAAGTGTGGAAGAGTTGCGCGCTCGCCAACCGAAAATACAAGCACGGCTGGCTGCCGCTTTGGCTTCCCTGGCGAATCCACAAAGTCGCAAGAGTCCCAGCAACAATGGTGGCGCCTCCACGTCAATGCCCGCCACTCCGCCGCCTCCGTCGCTGGCCGGGATCTCGCCCACGGGTAGCAATAGCAGTAGTGGCATGGCTAACTCGATTGTCGTCTCCGCAGCCATGTCAAAGGCCCAGGAA AACGCCGCTCTAGTAGCCGTGGCAcaggcacacgcacacgcacatgcTGCCCAGGTACAGGCCCAAGCTCAAGCCCAGGCCGTGGTACAGGCTCAGGTGCAAGCCGCCCATGTGGCACACGCTGTGGCAGCACAGCAGCAGGcggtgcagcagcaacaggcggcgcagcagcaacagcaggccGCGGTGCAACAGCAGGCCgcggtgcagcagcagcagcagcaacagcaacaggcggcggtgcagcaacagcaggcagCACAGCAGCAGGTCAAGCAACTGGAGGAACTGAATCGGGCTGTGATGCTCCAGCGCTTTCAGGCTGCCCGACAGCCCGGGAATCCcggtgctgctgcagcggctgCGGCGGCCGCAGCCGTCGGCATG ATGCCGCTCCCTGGGCACATGCAGCTAATGCAGCCGATGCTAAGACCAGCGATGGCCATTGGACCCCATGGGGCTCTCATCGGCGGGAATATGCTTAGAGCCGGTGGCCCTGGACTGCACGGTATGCCTGCAG GTCTACTGCCGATGCAGATAGGACTACCAGGAATGCCGGGTGCCTTACCAGCAGGAGCGATGGCGATGCCTGGAATGGGTGTGATGCTGCAAGGACATCCCAACATGCTGCAAATGATGCAGCCGCGCTTTAGATGA
- the LOC120447217 gene encoding U6 snRNA-associated Sm-like protein LSm7 encodes MADKKVGGNNDGKEKRRKESILDLSKYLEKQIRVKFAGGREASGILKGYDALLNLVLDNTVEYLRDSDEPYKLTEEQTRSLGLVVCRGTALVLICPQDGVESIANPFITQ; translated from the exons ATGGCAGATAAAAAG GTGGGTGGCAACAATGACGGCAAGGAGAAGCGCCGAAAGGAGTCCATTCTGGACCTCTCCAAGTACCTGGAGAAACAGATCCGCGTAAAGTTCGCTGGCGGCCGCGAGGCATCCGGAATCCTCAAGGGCTACGATGCGCTGCTAAATCTGGTGCTGGACAACACGGTGGAGTATCTGCGCGATTCGGATGAGCCCTACAAACTGACCGAGGAACAGACCCGCAGCTTGGGACTGGTCGTCTGTCGCGGCACAGCCCTGGTCCTCATTTGTCCACAAGACGGAGTGGAGAGCATCGCCAATCCGTTTATAACTCAATAG
- the LOC120447216 gene encoding chitin deacetylase 1 isoform X1: MQDARFYRNPNRPVHKIWTNSECAKYFLCLDGEVFEFKCSEGLLFDVVRQICDFKANVDNCDVSAETPAPKPLLEMADCADEYQLGCADGTCLPQEYFCDGSVDCPDGSDEGWCDVEHDPNAAGACDPRKCQLPQCFCSKDGTQIPGSLAAQSVPQMILLTFDDAINHDNWELFSKVLFTQNRRNPNGCPIKGTFYVSHPFTNYQYVQKLWNDGHEIAVHSVTHRGPEMWWSKNATIEDWFDEMVGQANIINKFAAVRMDEIRGMRVPFLRVGWNRQFLMMKEFGFVYDSSMVAPHSNPPLWPYTLDYKMPHSCTGVNQNCPSRSYPGIWELVMNQLEAGEYMCGMVDSCPPHLSGEDVYRMLTHNFKRHYLSNRAPFGLYFHSTWFKKVDYLNAFLKFLDDLQKLPDVFFVTNQQAIQWMRHPTPSNQLHQFESWHCQPKDLDPHEQVCNSPNVCKVRSRVLQEDRFFYTCMDCPAQYPWIRNEFGLD, translated from the exons ATGCAAGATGCACGCTTCTACCGCAACCCCAACAGGCCGGTCCACAAGATCTGGACGAACAGCGAGTGCGCCAAGTATTTTCTCTGCCTCGACGGCGAGGTGTTCGAGTTCAAGTGCTCCGAGGGACTGCTCTTCGATGTGGTGCGTCAGATCTGTGACTTCAAGGCGAATGTGGACAACTGCGATGTCAGCGCAGAGACGCCGGCTCCAAAACCACTGCTGGAGATGGCCGACTGCGCTGATGAATACCAGTTGGGTTGCGCCGACGGCACCTGCCTGCCGCAGGAGTACTTTTGCGATGGATCGGTGGACTGTCCCGACGGCTCCGATGAAGGGTGGTGCGACGTGGAGCACGATCCGAATGCGGCGGGAGCCTGTGATCCGCGAAAGTGTCAGTTGCCTCAGTGTTTCTGCTCGAAGGATGGCACCCAGATACCTGGCAGCCTTGCAGCGCAGAGTGTTCCCCAGATGATACTGCTGACCTTCGACGATGCCATCAATCACGACAATTGGGAGCTGTTCTCCAAGGTGTTGTTCACGCAGAACAGGAGAAACCCCAACGGGTGTCCCATAAAGGGCACATTCTATGTTTCGCATCCCTTCACCAACTATCAGTATGTGCAGAAGCTTTGGAACGATGGTCACGAGATCGCAGTGCACTCAGTAAC GCACCGCGGCCCAGAGATGTGGTGGTCCAAGAACGCCACGATTGAGGACTGGTTTGATGAGATGGTTGGCCAGGCGAATATCATCAATAAGTTTGCAGCGGTTAGAATGGATGAGATCCGTGGGATGAGAGTACCCTTTCTGCGCGTCGGCTGGAATCGGCAGTTCCTAATGATGAAGGAGTTTGGCTTCGTGTACGATTCATCCATGGTTGCACCGCACTCGAATCCACCTCTCTGGCCCTACACCTTGGACTACAAGATGCCGCACAGCTGCACAGGCGTGAATCAGAATTGCCCGTCCAGGAGCTATCCGGGCATTTGGGAGCTGGTGATGAACCAACTGGAAGCGGGCGAATATATGTGCGGCATGGTGGACTCTTGTCCACCGCACTTGAGCGGCGAGGATGTCTACAGAATGCTGACGCACAACTTCAAGAGGCACTATCTCAGCAACAGGGCACCGTTTGGCCTGTATTTCCATTCCACTTGGTTCAAGAAAGTCGACTACCTGAATGCATTTCTG AAATTCCTCGACGATCTGCAAAAGCTGCCGGATGTGTTCTTTGTGACTAATCAGCAGGCGATTCAGTGGATGCGTCATCCTACGCCCAGCAATCAACTGCACCAATTTGAGTCCTGGCACTGCCAGCCGAAGGATCTGGATCCCCACGAGCAGGTCTGCAACTCGCCGAACGTGTGCAAGGTGCGGAGCCGCGTGCTGCAGGAGGATCGCTTTTTCTACACTTGCATGGATTGTCCCGCCCAATATCCCTGGATTCGCAACGAGTTTGGCCTGGACTAA
- the LOC120447216 gene encoding chitin deacetylase 1 isoform X2 gives MLCPGENRHNVNCQTSFTVKVVASAQRRLRPLSARISNAHRLPSLSILMVVAIMIMSSSLDALLNDNDGIISNQTRNRRSTSGAASCMQDARFYRNPNRPVHKIWTNSECAKYFLCLDGEVFEFKCSEGLLFDVVRQICDFKANVDNCDVSAETPAPKPLLEMADCADEYQLGCADGTCLPQEYFCDGSVDCPDGSDEGWCDVEHDPNAAGACDPRKCQLPQCFCSKDGTQIPGSLAAQSVPQMILLTFDDAINHDNWELFSKVLFTQNRRNPNGCPIKGTFYVSHPFTNYQYVQKLWNDGHEIAVHSVTHRGPEMWWSKNATIEDWFDEMVGQANIINKFAAVRMDEIRGMRVPFLRVGWNRQFLMMKEFGFVYDSSMVAPHSNPPLWPYTLDYKMPHSCTGVNQNCPSRSYPGIWELVMNQLEAGEYMCGMVDSCPPHLSGEDVYRMLTHNFKRHYLSNRAPFGLYFHSTWFKKVDYLNAFLKFLDDLQKLPDVFFVTNQQAIQWMRHPTPSNQLHQFESWHCQPKDLDPHEQVCNSPNVCKVRSRVLQEDRFFYTCMDCPAQYPWIRNEFGLD, from the exons ATGCTCTGCCCGGGGGAAAATAGACATAATGTAAATTGCCAAACGAGTTTCACAGTCAAGGTCGTCGCTTCCGCCCAGCGACGCTTGAGGCCACTATCAGCGCGAATCTCCAACGCCCACCGCTTACCCAGTTTGTCCATCTTGATGGTGGTGGCGATTATGATTATGTCGTCTTCGCTGGACGCCCTGCTCAATG ACAATGATGGAATAATCAGTAACCAGACGCGGAATCGTCGCTCGACCTCCGGCGCAGCCAGTTGCATGCAAGATGCACGCTTCTACCGCAACCCCAACAGGCCGGTCCACAAGATCTGGACGAACAGCGAGTGCGCCAAGTATTTTCTCTGCCTCGACGGCGAGGTGTTCGAGTTCAAGTGCTCCGAGGGACTGCTCTTCGATGTGGTGCGTCAGATCTGTGACTTCAAGGCGAATGTGGACAACTGCGATGTCAGCGCAGAGACGCCGGCTCCAAAACCACTGCTGGAGATGGCCGACTGCGCTGATGAATACCAGTTGGGTTGCGCCGACGGCACCTGCCTGCCGCAGGAGTACTTTTGCGATGGATCGGTGGACTGTCCCGACGGCTCCGATGAAGGGTGGTGCGACGTGGAGCACGATCCGAATGCGGCGGGAGCCTGTGATCCGCGAAAGTGTCAGTTGCCTCAGTGTTTCTGCTCGAAGGATGGCACCCAGATACCTGGCAGCCTTGCAGCGCAGAGTGTTCCCCAGATGATACTGCTGACCTTCGACGATGCCATCAATCACGACAATTGGGAGCTGTTCTCCAAGGTGTTGTTCACGCAGAACAGGAGAAACCCCAACGGGTGTCCCATAAAGGGCACATTCTATGTTTCGCATCCCTTCACCAACTATCAGTATGTGCAGAAGCTTTGGAACGATGGTCACGAGATCGCAGTGCACTCAGTAAC GCACCGCGGCCCAGAGATGTGGTGGTCCAAGAACGCCACGATTGAGGACTGGTTTGATGAGATGGTTGGCCAGGCGAATATCATCAATAAGTTTGCAGCGGTTAGAATGGATGAGATCCGTGGGATGAGAGTACCCTTTCTGCGCGTCGGCTGGAATCGGCAGTTCCTAATGATGAAGGAGTTTGGCTTCGTGTACGATTCATCCATGGTTGCACCGCACTCGAATCCACCTCTCTGGCCCTACACCTTGGACTACAAGATGCCGCACAGCTGCACAGGCGTGAATCAGAATTGCCCGTCCAGGAGCTATCCGGGCATTTGGGAGCTGGTGATGAACCAACTGGAAGCGGGCGAATATATGTGCGGCATGGTGGACTCTTGTCCACCGCACTTGAGCGGCGAGGATGTCTACAGAATGCTGACGCACAACTTCAAGAGGCACTATCTCAGCAACAGGGCACCGTTTGGCCTGTATTTCCATTCCACTTGGTTCAAGAAAGTCGACTACCTGAATGCATTTCTG AAATTCCTCGACGATCTGCAAAAGCTGCCGGATGTGTTCTTTGTGACTAATCAGCAGGCGATTCAGTGGATGCGTCATCCTACGCCCAGCAATCAACTGCACCAATTTGAGTCCTGGCACTGCCAGCCGAAGGATCTGGATCCCCACGAGCAGGTCTGCAACTCGCCGAACGTGTGCAAGGTGCGGAGCCGCGTGCTGCAGGAGGATCGCTTTTTCTACACTTGCATGGATTGTCCCGCCCAATATCCCTGGATTCGCAACGAGTTTGGCCTGGACTAA